TGGAGGGGGAGGCAACTGCAATGTATTTGAAAAAACAAATTAGTACACTTGATTCTAACTTAAAGGTGTCAAGACTAGGTATGGGTATTCCTACAGGGGCTGACTTGGAGTATGCAGATGATGTAACATTAACTCAGGCACTTGAAGGCCGGAGAGAATTGTAAACTAGATGAACAACACTACTGCCCAAATAAAACAAGCTATTAAAAAATCTGCACTTCAGGTGGCAAGTGAGCCGTTAGAATTGTTGAAAAATGCTTCAAGACAAATAAGTGGTGAAGAAGTGGCACCACAACAGCAGGAAGTATCTAAGCCAGAGACTGAAATTTCTCAGGATGAAGTGGACTACAAAAAACAAACCTCAGAGCAGGACGGAAGACACTTGCAAGCTTTAGAATCGGAACTCAAGGACATAAGAAGGCAAAAATTGTTTAACGATCTGATGAAACGTATTCAAGATGGTGAAGATGTTTCTGTGGAAGAATTTAGTGAACTTTCATTTGAGCAAAGAGATGTTTTAAAAGCACAATTGGAGGCTGTCAAAAAACAAAAAATAATCCAACAAAGTGATCCATCGGGACTAATTGAACCAATTGCCAAAAAAGGTAGAAGAATGATGGGTGGGGGACAAAAACAATCAGCCCAAAAACAAACAACAAGAGTTGAAAAGCCAGTACCACCTTCAGGATAAACTTAAATATGCTAAAATGTGAATATGACAGAAACCGTTTTGTTTACAGAAGATGATACGAAAAAATTAAGAATTGATATGGCTGGACTAAATCCCAAAGCAATAATAAAGGAAATCCTAAAAGGAGAGGGTGGCGAAAAGATTAAGCACCAGATAAATCAAGAAACACAAGGGTTAAAAAAACCACAAGTAGTTATGTATCTTCTCAGTAACTTTAGAAATCACCCGGTTTGGAATAAATATAGGTAAACTTTTGCTATAATTAATTGATGGACTTATATTTATACAATTCACTTACTAAACAAAAAGAGTTGTTTGTCCCTCTCGACAAAGAAGAAGTTAAACTCTACACCTGTGGAATAACTGCATATGATTATGCACACATAGGTCACGGAAGAAAGTATGTTATGGATGACATTTTAAAACGTACACTTATTTTTAATGGCTACAAAGTTAATCATATTCAAAATGTTACCGACGTGGGTCACCTAGTTTCTGACGCTGACACCGGTGAAGATAAACTTGAAAAAGGAGCTAAAAAACAAAATAAAACAGTTTGGGAGGTTGCTGAATTTTTTACAAATAATTTTTACGAAACAACTGACAAATTGAACATATTAAGACCTGACGTCATTTGTAAGGCTACGGAGCACATAAAAGAACAGATTGAGTTAATAGATAAACTTTTTAAAAATGGATATGCTTACGACAGTAAGGAGGCTGTTTACTTTGATACTTCTAAGTTTGCAGATTACGGAAAACTTTTTGGTCAAAAACTGGAAGACAAGAAAACAGGCGTTAGAAGTGAAGTAAAAGTTGATAGTAACAAAAGAAATAGCGCCGATTTTGCCCTTTGGTTTAAGAGGGTCGGCAATTTTAAAGACCATATAATGCATTGGGATAGCCCTTGGGGTGATGGATTTCCCGGTTGGCATATAGAGT
This bacterium DNA region includes the following protein-coding sequences:
- the cysS gene encoding cysteine--tRNA ligase; translation: MDLYLYNSLTKQKELFVPLDKEEVKLYTCGITAYDYAHIGHGRKYVMDDILKRTLIFNGYKVNHIQNVTDVGHLVSDADTGEDKLEKGAKKQNKTVWEVAEFFTNNFYETTDKLNILRPDVICKATEHIKEQIELIDKLFKNGYAYDSKEAVYFDTSKFADYGKLFGQKLEDKKTGVRSEVKVDSNKRNSADFALWFKRVGNFKDHIMHWDSPWGDGFPGWHIECSAMSMKYLGEQIDIHTGGEDHLSIHHPNEIAQSEGASGKKPFSKFWIHHAFLMVNGTKMSKSLGNYYTVHDIIDKNYDPIALRLLYLSTHYKKPMNFTWEALDSASKGLKNLKTTILNLKSSQRNTLSNEKDIKIQEYRTRFSQSINDDLNTSKALAVLFEMLKSNIPSEDKYDLAVTFDEVLGLNLRS